In the genome of Myripristis murdjan chromosome 21, fMyrMur1.1, whole genome shotgun sequence, the window GGGCACGCTATGGCAGCAGTTTTATCCCCTCTGCTACCGCATCACTCAACTAAATACACTCGTAACTGTCCTGTGTATGAGTGCTATGTGTACAAATGTGGATGCATCTTGTATGGATGTCTTCTCATGTAGTTATATTGTGGTTTATAATGTAGTTATGTACCCATGTATTTATATGAGGAAGGAAACAAATTTCTTTAATGAGGACAATAAAGATCTGTCTATCTGACTGATGTGTCATGTTGTGGGTGCTGGGATGGgatttgctttgtgtgtttgcaggctatTCTCAAAATGACATCTCGAGGAGGCTCCAGAGCTGCTGCCACTGATGGAAATGGTGTTAAATACAAAGAGAAGGCGATTCCACATTACCAGATGAGGTAAGGAGCCTGAGTCTGTTTCTCATCTACGAGTTTTGGTTTGTCATAAAACATGCAGGTGGGTGAGACATTAAAGGTTTTTGGCCAGCCAGGATCCACCAGAACGGCTTCAGCGTGTCCCGGGAGAGATTCTTCATGTCTCTGAGGCTCAACTGGAGTGATGAACACTGTTCTCCCAAAAGATATACCCTCATTTGGTGTTCTGATGTCTGTGGTGGAGAGTGCTGAGGGATTTACATAaatttcatcctcatcaaaccactCAGTGTACTCTCATGTCCTGTGGATGGGTTGATTGACATCCAGCAAGAGACGACTCCACTAAACTCATTTATTCAGCTTTTTCCTTTAATTATTCAtccatctgtgttttttgttgataTGAGCCAGTATCCAAATGAATCTCTCTAAATGCATCCTAATTATCTAATGTCTCTTTGCAGTGCCTCTCTGAAGTCAGAGATTCGGAAGTTAAACTTGGTCCACCTCTTGATCTGGCTCCTGGTGGCTGCCCAGATGACCGTCAGCCATTTCAACCTGGTGTCACATGACACGGTAGCGACACCATACCAGTGGGAGTACCCCTACCTGCTCAGCCTCCTCCCCTTGCTCTTGAGCAGTCTGTCACTTCCAAAGAACAACATTAGTTACCTGGTCATTTCCATGATCAGCTCAGGGTTATTCTCTGTGGCGCCTCTCATCTACGGCGGTATGGAGATGTTTCCTGTGGCCCAGCTGCTCTACCGCCATGGCAAGGCCTACCGCTTCATTTTTGGCTTCTCTGCCGTGACTGTCATGTACCTTGTGATGGTGATAGCGGTTCAGGTGCACGCCTGGCAGATCTATTACAGCAAAAAGCTGTTAGACTCATGGTTCAATGCCACtcaggaaaagaagaagaaataatggAATGCAGAATGTGCCTGGACgaaactgtgtttttctgttcattcaTAAGTTGGCCCTGAGtcttatttgtgttatttattcagTCATCATTCATCCCTCAGTAGCATACCTTAGCAAGTCAGAAGGAGCTTACAAGCAGCTGTAAAATACAACTATACAGTGTTGCCATGATTTGAATGAATGGAGTAAAGCAAGTTCACTCTTAATCAAAAGCAACACTGAAGGCCTGACACAGCGTGGTTGACGACAGCTCTGTATTAAAAGAAGCAGGTGTGACTTGGTTGTGTGCAAATGTTTTCTCCCTGTCCTCAGGCCTTCCTCTTACTGTCACTGGATCTCAGTTTTTGTACCATTAGTAAAAAGGGAAAGGTAATGATCATAAATGGCTCTACTGTTGTTTCTGTCTGGTCTCCTCAGAAAGCCATCTTACTGCAAgacaaaataaactttatttatttcttctccCCCTTATTTGAATTTGTTGTCTGATCATTTAACTGAGGTGGTGTGCGTCACCTAGGTGTGTAACAATACGCTGCTGGTAATTCGGCCAAGCTGGTCTGCGGCTGCGCACGCTGAATGCCACGTACTGGTTGACGTTGACAGCCGAGACACTTCCTGATGCTGGCAATCAGGtctggctagctagctaacagaTTTAATTTTCACAGTGCTGGGAAAACCTGCCAAACAAAAGGAGGTCAAGTCGTCTGATTCAGGTAAGAGGGGTTTCTTCAATGTGGAGCCTCCCCGAAGCACTGTTTGTCTGTAAACCACGCGCCAGCCTTTGTGGAGCCGTTACTTGACTGTTATGTTGCTAACTTAGCTAATTAATGGTTAGCGTTAGCTCGCTAGCATTACGGTAGCTACGTAGACAGCTAACGCTAGCACGCCCAAACAGGTGTCGGGAATGATTCATGGGATTAATTGTTCTTCCATTGACGTTTTAAGGAGgataaattttaaatattaagcGAATAAGGCTACAGATTACCTGCCCTCTCAGTGGCCATCAAAGATGCTAAGTCACACAATAAGTCGCATTTTCCGGGGCCGGTTGCTAAAAAGTGAAACTGGTGAATTATTGTGCAGGAACTTATGGCTTACTATACAATATTGCTGGTCTTCATTTAGCGTATACACCCACTAATGGTAGTGGTGACATGAGAGAGTGGTCCAACACCCTGATGTGGGCTAGCGTTAGCGATCGCTGGTGTATCAACGTTAGCTCAATTGCAATTTATGCGCCATTGACAGATGACTCTGCATTTAAGCGTCAGAGACAACTGTGTTAGTTTGATTCAGTCAGCCTTTAATTGTCGAGTGCTTCAACGTTAATCGTGAAAACCGACTTTGCCGTAGAAACCTGCTTTGCATCGTTTAGCTGTTTTGCTAAACGTTAGCTGGGCTACACATTGGAAATCCCTAGCATCCAGCCAATTAATCATCTGTCATAAGTGGAGACGGTGCAGCTCGCATTGAAATACACTCAGAGAGGTTTACTATCCGAGTAAGCACATCATTTGATAATGTCTATCCAATCTCTTCATGGAGAAGATCAAGGACAGCCCGGTTGTTTCACTACAGGCTGCTCAGGCTAACTTAGATGTAGATTTCAGCCTCCACACAAAATAACCTAAATCTAGTTTGACCCATTTTGACGGTGCTTTACCCTGTttccccctcagggatcaatattaagtatttctgactctgactctgatcaTATGAGCCTTGAAACTTTATCCTCTATATCTATGATGACATCTCATCTTTCCCAAAAGTACACTTGGAGGCTTCTATTCTCTTATCAAATGGGTTGATGTTGTGGGTCAAAGTCTATAAGGAGACCTGTACTAGTAGGGGACAGCGTTAATCACTTAATCAGGTGATATTTGAACCTTAGACTTTGGAAGCAGAGTGAAACTGTGGCGCTGTAATTTctaacatttcatttcagtgaatcAGCATTTATTagattgtgactttttttttttttttttgtgaagtggTGGTGAGTAAGCTTCAGATCAAAATGCTGGCTGTGGAAATATGGTTTTGGGACGTGGACATAAAGCACTCCCTCCACCGCCCGGCTCAAACAACACAACCATACTTTCACATTAACCAGGAGTATATTGTCactgagaaatgttttttaaacTGAAGTTGACGCACACAATTTGATTGCAGTGataatccttttttttgtttgtttacttttgtcTGCCGCTTGTTTAAAAATTAGCCTAGAAGAAAGTCTAGCATAACAAAACCAATATGTAgcaaataaaattatatattgtACAGAACAAATTCATTTGTATGGTAAACTGCAAACTGCAATGGTATAACAGGCATATTAACAAGGGCTGCACTTGGTATTCTGTGACttcttaaaaaaatgcattgggACTAGGGAGTACCAGGGTACACAGTACACTGTTCTGGGTTCAGATTCGATATTTTGTGCAAAGTCAGCATGAATACACTTGTGACTGAAAATGACTCATTATTTCTGAGGATGGACAAAACAAATGTACATACCATAATCAGAACAGTAAAAAGACAGTAAGGTTTATTGTGCATCTGGCCTCTCATGGTACGGAGGCATATTGCTGCCGCATCAGTAAAAGAAACACTGATCAGTATTGCATTATAGCATGAAAAGCCTATTGTTATAACAAGAAGTTTTTCACATTACAAAAAGATACTTTCATGCTATACTGACAGCTTTTCAAGTTATAACGACATAAAAAACGAACCACGGTCTAACAAGATAGTTATTTATCTTGTTCTAACATGAAACATTTCACgttaaaacaaaataacttactgttataatgtgaaatgttttatgttataACGAGATGAGTCTCTGGCAGAGGTGGAGCCCTGTGACTTCTGCCTCTGTCATGAACTGGCATTTGGCCTCTCTCCATGGATTGGCATCACCTCGGCCCAAACTGTCTGTGTTTTGCACTGTTTCTACTGATCCTCATACTCATTTTTCCCTCTGTACATCcccatacattttaaaatccttCTTTTTGCATGCATCCTGCTATGTCTCAACCCAGCGTAATGAGCCATCACTCAGTCTTTATTGATTCTCCTTATCTGTTGTCTTCCCTCATACCTTGGTGCGCACCTCTCATCAGGATACAGCTTGATATATCTACATACCTGTTGACTGCTAAAAGCCTGTATACAGGCTGGGTAACATGGTAATCTTTATCTACTTTTTCATTTGTGATACTCCCTTGTGCACCTtatgcacagacagacatggaaCACAATGCTCATTACACTGGAGTTCTATTTTTAAAACAGGCTATTATTGACATTGGATATTTTATGTTACGTTTCCTTTTTATTgcctttttgctgtttgtgtaatTTTTTAGCAAATATATCTGGATTTGAACTTGACAACATGTCCGGTGTCCCACATCATAATCCGGATTTGAatcttttaattcattgttgtttttgtccttaAAGTAACTGCTGTACTCACCATCCAGTCATAATATACGAAAGCcttttcattttgactgacacTTTACTTTATCTGCACCTCTGTGAattaagataaataaaagaaactAAGATGTGTGACGGAAACACCGCCGTCA includes:
- the jagn1a gene encoding protein jagunal homolog 1-A, whose translation is MTSRGGSRAAATDGNGVKYKEKAIPHYQMSASLKSEIRKLNLVHLLIWLLVAAQMTVSHFNLVSHDTVATPYQWEYPYLLSLLPLLLSSLSLPKNNISYLVISMISSGLFSVAPLIYGGMEMFPVAQLLYRHGKAYRFIFGFSAVTVMYLVMVIAVQVHAWQIYYSKKLLDSWFNATQEKKKK